A single window of Rubripirellula lacrimiformis DNA harbors:
- a CDS encoding glycosyltransferase, translating to MRIDFVITELFVGGAERCLTELALGLADTGDRVRVFSIGRLPGGPNGDDPQAALVRRLQDADIPVESAGADSIWQLRSAYRQVQHWLTQSRPDVCQTFLFHANVIGTHAAKSAGVEVRVGGLRVAEARPIRCRIERSAVKQMTSVVCVSDAVRQFAETRLNCPADQTRVIPNAVNVSRFASAPAFDWQTLGWPADASVALFVGRLHPQKGIELLRDQIDTIAPSGTSRRLLIVGDGPESAVIDRWIDRIGPHRAQRIAWQSDVAPLMRGCRVLILPSRYEGMPNVVMEAMAAGRPAVCSRVEGSAELFGETWDQQTFEVGDGPSMARLADPLLNDAGLADRVGEANRQRMRNQFSIPTMIDAYRSHYRDLAGRR from the coding sequence ATGCGAATCGACTTTGTCATCACAGAACTGTTTGTCGGCGGTGCCGAACGTTGCCTGACCGAACTGGCCCTTGGCTTGGCGGATACGGGCGACCGAGTGCGAGTGTTTTCCATTGGCAGGTTGCCAGGTGGCCCCAACGGCGACGATCCACAAGCGGCCCTGGTGCGTCGACTGCAAGACGCCGACATACCGGTCGAGTCCGCTGGCGCCGATTCCATCTGGCAGCTTCGATCGGCCTATCGCCAGGTCCAGCATTGGCTAACCCAGTCGCGTCCGGATGTCTGCCAAACGTTTCTATTTCATGCCAATGTGATTGGTACGCATGCCGCCAAATCGGCGGGTGTTGAGGTCCGGGTCGGGGGATTGCGCGTCGCCGAAGCCAGGCCCATTCGATGCCGAATCGAACGATCGGCGGTCAAGCAGATGACCAGTGTGGTGTGTGTCAGCGATGCGGTTCGTCAGTTCGCGGAGACTCGGCTGAACTGCCCAGCCGACCAAACTCGGGTGATCCCCAACGCGGTCAACGTATCGCGTTTCGCATCCGCACCCGCGTTTGACTGGCAAACATTGGGTTGGCCGGCCGACGCATCGGTCGCGTTGTTCGTGGGCCGACTGCATCCACAAAAGGGCATCGAACTGCTTCGCGACCAGATCGACACGATCGCACCGTCGGGCACGTCGCGGCGACTATTGATCGTTGGCGACGGGCCTGAATCCGCAGTGATCGACCGCTGGATTGACCGGATCGGGCCTCATCGAGCCCAACGCATTGCTTGGCAATCCGATGTGGCCCCGTTGATGCGTGGCTGCCGTGTGCTGATCCTGCCAAGCCGTTACGAGGGCATGCCCAACGTCGTCATGGAGGCGATGGCGGCGGGGCGACCGGCGGTCTGCAGCCGGGTCGAAGGATCCGCCGAACTGTTTGGCGAAACCTGGGACCAGCAAACCTTCGAAGTTGGCGACGGCCCAAGCATGGCCCGTTTAGCCGATCCGCTGTTGAACGACGCGGGCCTTGCCGACCGAGTCGGGGAAGCCAACCGCCAACGAATGCGAAACCAGTTCTCGATCCCCACGATGATCGATGCCTACCGCAGTCACTATCGGGATCTGGCGGGCCGCCGCTGA
- the folP gene encoding dihydropteroate synthase: protein MTPEPTLGWNLGRRTITFQQRPRVMGILNVTPDSFSDGGKHQNLSVAVDAALQMQADGADIIDIGGESTRPYSDPVGTQEELDRVIPVIDALLGKLTIPISIDTSKSAVAQAAIDCGAEIINDVTGLEGDPAMVDVAVRTKVGVCVMHMRGTPQTMQDAPQYADVVDEIRSYLIERKEFCLASGISLDRICLDPGIGFGKTHEHNLDLLAATGRFTDLGCPILIGHSRKGFIRKLVGDSPAATMAGTLAVSLAVAAAGAHIVRVHDVRETVAGLRLFAAVGGLNGPTTGT from the coding sequence ATGACGCCTGAACCAACGCTGGGGTGGAACCTGGGCCGACGGACGATCACGTTCCAGCAACGGCCTCGCGTGATGGGCATCTTGAACGTCACGCCGGATAGTTTTTCCGATGGTGGCAAACATCAAAATCTATCGGTCGCCGTGGATGCCGCTTTGCAGATGCAGGCCGACGGCGCGGACATCATCGACATCGGCGGTGAAAGCACTCGGCCCTACAGCGATCCCGTCGGCACACAAGAAGAACTAGATCGTGTGATCCCGGTCATCGATGCGCTGCTTGGAAAGCTAACGATTCCAATCAGCATCGACACCAGTAAATCCGCGGTGGCGCAAGCCGCGATCGATTGCGGTGCCGAGATCATCAACGATGTCACCGGACTCGAAGGCGACCCGGCCATGGTCGACGTGGCGGTTCGCACAAAAGTCGGTGTCTGCGTGATGCACATGCGGGGGACTCCGCAAACGATGCAGGATGCCCCGCAGTACGCCGACGTGGTGGACGAAATTCGTTCGTACCTGATCGAGCGAAAAGAGTTCTGTTTGGCCTCAGGAATCTCGCTCGATCGAATCTGCCTGGACCCTGGGATCGGATTCGGAAAGACGCACGAACACAATCTGGATCTGTTGGCGGCAACCGGCCGGTTCACCGACCTGGGATGCCCGATTCTGATCGGCCATTCACGCAAGGGGTTCATTCGCAAATTGGTGGGCGATTCGCCCGCGGCAACGATGGCTGGAACCTTAGCGGTCAGCCTGGCCGTGGCCGCCGCGGGAGCGCACATCGTTCGTGTTCACGACGTTCGCGAAACGGTAGCCGGGCTACGATTATTCGCCGCCGTGGGTGGACTGAACGGTCCTACCACCGGCACGTAG
- the lptE gene encoding LPS assembly lipoprotein LptE: MPRTDAVVSIVALAGTLLVSGLLVSGGCATYRFGSASLFRPGIRTIHVPIVRNETFRHDLGVRLTEALQKEIEDRTPYKVTHDPNADSTLVCRVINESKRVLTETDTDDPRALDAAISVRASWTGRGGELLMQNAITPTGEFAIGFGQDSRFVPEAGQSVDSAMQVAIENLAERIVSQMEMRW, encoded by the coding sequence ATGCCTCGTACCGATGCCGTCGTTTCCATCGTCGCGTTGGCCGGCACATTGCTGGTCAGTGGGCTATTGGTTAGCGGCGGCTGCGCGACCTATCGGTTTGGGTCCGCATCGCTGTTCCGCCCCGGCATTCGGACCATCCACGTACCGATCGTTCGGAACGAGACCTTCCGCCATGACCTGGGTGTTCGGCTGACCGAGGCGTTGCAGAAGGAAATCGAAGACCGCACCCCGTACAAAGTGACTCACGATCCGAACGCCGACAGCACCTTGGTTTGTCGAGTGATCAACGAATCCAAACGAGTTCTGACGGAAACCGACACCGATGACCCGCGTGCGTTGGACGCGGCGATTTCAGTGCGTGCATCTTGGACAGGACGCGGCGGCGAACTGTTGATGCAGAACGCCATCACACCCACCGGCGAATTCGCCATCGGGTTCGGCCAAGATTCACGTTTCGTTCCCGAAGCCGGCCAGTCGGTCGATTCGGCGATGCAAGTGGCCATCGAAAACTTGGCCGAACGCATCGTGTCTCAGATGGAAATGCGTTGGTAA
- a CDS encoding tetratricopeptide repeat protein codes for MSANENKTMPNDHSADPGLAHSHSLISADRRQRRIGKLALGNVTLGNVAISHFGIGRRLLGLGLLAGGITLVGGCRSMAGPFGSGDADPYGDNYGTVADGTPSADNPIAQVSGEEIADASNPVANADGSLTQKTKQTAKSVTNLITGREQEDRERAKVFYKEGDRLFRTAKDQEKTERKKTFAQAAKQFRKSTEAAPGSALEQDALFMQAESLFFSDQLTQARDAYERLQKDFPRNRFNDQVAARLFSISRYWIDTVKADEDSWFTLNLTDPSRPRLDTDGHAIRVLDQIRYDDPTGRLADDATMAAAAEYIRQSKFEEADEFLMDLRETFPDSEHLFLAHLLGLRCKLEIYAGPHYSELVLEEAETLVRQTRQRFPDKMADPKYGDMVARAAAEIAYHRAERLATKASFREKRKEYRAAAIYYQKLLDGYGDTPQAEIARKRLPQIQQLPAVPTQRLGWLTNIFPESRPKNPLKLQGGDSSAAPTETIRR; via the coding sequence ATGTCGGCTAACGAGAACAAAACAATGCCCAACGATCACTCGGCGGACCCAGGTTTGGCGCACTCCCATTCATTGATTTCAGCCGATCGCCGGCAACGACGGATCGGGAAACTGGCGCTGGGGAACGTGACATTGGGAAATGTGGCCATCAGTCATTTCGGAATCGGCCGCCGATTGTTGGGCCTAGGGCTATTGGCCGGTGGCATCACGCTAGTCGGTGGATGCCGTTCCATGGCCGGCCCGTTTGGATCCGGTGACGCCGACCCCTATGGCGACAACTACGGAACAGTCGCCGACGGGACTCCATCGGCTGACAACCCGATCGCACAAGTATCCGGCGAAGAAATTGCCGACGCCAGCAATCCCGTGGCCAACGCCGATGGGTCGCTGACGCAGAAGACCAAACAAACGGCCAAGTCGGTCACCAACCTGATCACCGGCCGCGAACAAGAAGACCGCGAACGCGCCAAGGTGTTCTACAAGGAAGGCGACCGATTGTTCCGGACCGCCAAAGACCAAGAAAAAACCGAACGCAAGAAAACATTCGCTCAGGCCGCTAAACAGTTCCGCAAGTCGACCGAGGCCGCGCCGGGATCGGCGCTGGAACAGGACGCGTTGTTCATGCAGGCCGAAAGCCTATTCTTTTCAGACCAACTGACACAGGCACGCGACGCCTACGAACGGTTGCAAAAAGACTTCCCACGCAACCGGTTCAACGATCAGGTCGCAGCAAGATTGTTTTCGATCAGCCGCTACTGGATCGACACGGTTAAAGCAGACGAAGACAGCTGGTTCACGTTGAACCTGACCGACCCATCGCGACCGCGTTTGGATACCGATGGGCATGCGATTCGTGTGTTGGACCAGATCCGTTACGACGATCCGACGGGACGTTTGGCGGACGACGCGACGATGGCGGCGGCAGCAGAATACATTCGCCAAAGCAAGTTCGAAGAAGCGGATGAATTCCTGATGGACCTGCGGGAAACGTTCCCCGACAGCGAACACCTGTTCCTGGCACACCTGTTGGGCCTGCGCTGCAAACTGGAAATCTATGCTGGTCCGCACTACAGCGAACTGGTGCTCGAGGAAGCCGAAACGCTAGTGCGTCAAACGCGACAACGGTTCCCCGACAAGATGGCGGATCCGAAATACGGCGACATGGTGGCCCGAGCTGCCGCTGAAATTGCCTACCACCGGGCCGAACGTTTGGCCACGAAAGCAAGTTTCCGCGAGAAACGCAAAGAGTATCGCGCGGCGGCAATCTACTATCAGAAACTGCTGGACGGTTACGGTGACACCCCGCAGGCTGAAATCGCTCGCAAACGACTGCCACAAATTCAACAGCTGCCTGCGGTTCCGACCCAGCGTCTGGGTTGGCTAACCAACATCTTCCCCGAATCGCGTCCGAAGAACCCGTTGAAGCTGCAAGGCGGCGACAGTTCGGCGGCACCGACGGAGACGATTCGCAGATGA
- the recO gene encoding DNA repair protein RecO, protein MAAEQTTAIVLRTIEFSETSLIVSLLTRDFGRISAIAKGARRPKGPFEGALDLLAVCRVVVLKKSADTLDLLTEAKLHRRFRGGEKSLERVYAGYYVAEMLRLLTDEHDPHPEVYDLAIQTLAQIDGSGDVASTLLFFDCQILRLLGHAPGTDRCTDCGGAVETTPRISFSLSAGGVVCGGCRSKQQQSISVRAAIVEEIRQLQAATTTLPTHVARSIYGELRAIMNRYIPTVIGNVPRMQAFLPTQITPEASPPGTPPAQNR, encoded by the coding sequence TTGGCGGCCGAACAGACCACCGCAATCGTGCTGCGAACGATCGAGTTCAGCGAAACGAGTTTGATCGTTTCGCTGCTGACGCGTGACTTTGGCCGGATATCGGCGATCGCCAAAGGAGCCCGCCGGCCCAAGGGCCCTTTCGAAGGCGCGCTTGACCTGCTGGCCGTTTGTCGTGTAGTCGTTCTAAAGAAGTCTGCCGATACGCTCGATTTGTTGACCGAAGCCAAACTGCACCGGCGGTTCCGCGGCGGCGAGAAATCGCTCGAGCGGGTCTACGCAGGCTACTACGTCGCGGAAATGCTGCGACTGTTGACGGACGAACACGACCCTCATCCCGAAGTCTACGACTTGGCCATCCAAACCCTCGCACAGATTGACGGCAGCGGCGATGTCGCATCGACACTGCTGTTTTTCGATTGCCAAATCCTTCGACTTCTCGGCCATGCGCCGGGAACCGATCGGTGCACGGATTGTGGTGGAGCCGTCGAAACCACTCCGCGGATCTCGTTTTCGTTGTCAGCCGGTGGCGTGGTTTGCGGCGGGTGCCGATCCAAACAACAGCAATCGATTTCGGTGCGAGCGGCAATCGTCGAAGAAATCCGCCAATTGCAGGCTGCCACGACAACGCTGCCAACGCACGTCGCCCGCAGTATTTATGGCGAACTGCGTGCGATCATGAACCGATACATTCCAACGGTGATCGGGAACGTGCCAAGAATGCAGGCGTTTTTGCCGACACAGATCACCCCCGAAGCTTCCCCGCCGGGAACGCCGCCAGCCCAGAATCGCTGA
- a CDS encoding DUF11 domain-containing protein gives MAAIAIPALLLLMISMTDAAQPDGAAVAVAVGNGDSVEGGEIRQVVGKQLERGGTRPGLLQSILSGSTSNRSTTHNTTARSDQSRGLLDGLFGGNSSRTSSTTTRHTTAPRSGTANSNTAKSGSVNWEGIPYHEADASNARTVPAPIRDPKQVAADSSTRIIRGGSTNTRTVPNQSSTASTSTRTMQAPTIARRPSAPVLPTPPADSVQYRMSATTGTANDLSTTSSSRRSNRRDVDAFAVAKNSTSDLKVTQAPEAPASDDVVDLVPRVSRRTIPATVAKTQVAKPAETKAVPAATETIKADSTKVAAKPAPAKTSVPTADVPKRAVAAETKVAETKVAETKVAETKVAETNVAAPNATASNVAATTPKPTAAPVSGTPALTASPAPAANSVATVPSASLDAPSAASPAYVTPVDPATTPVPTMTMSATPQAVASAPPVPAQPYAASMPSNSMPSNSMPASSVSHRAGPPAAAFAPAQALPNGTQYGSQATNFGPSGQIAIGSGLPQGGPRDIKFGGTNMNGSVATQDNFQPTPSITRPYVSTPSSSLPTYETARATRDPFDDPYGRRDDRHSFGAGPTSPNLADRSMGPATTAATSRNPNAGQSSAGDATSSVPMHPIAGYTASGSQATTAQGDNFKRTNDDSRNRMRTGSGQDHTVAGAGMASSELPGIRVVTRGPNEVMIRQTNEYEIRVENRGSINAEGLIVRAMIPDWAEVRGQNATRGEVESQGEGSIERLVWKIDQLPAGASEKLFVRLMAARSGTHDVDVDWTLMPQKTVTQIKVHEPQLDLTIEGPDEVVYGQSQTYKVRVLNPGDGVAPNVVFTLSPNSATPQTQRIGDIPAGKEAQFDVELTAQDLGDLKIHGLAAGDYELRSEATKTIRVSAAQIEAVLNGPELKYQNTEAMYNLQVENVGSATTERVVASLRLPAGVKYLGGIEGAQLRANTLTWEIASLADGATRDYQFRCNMTATGEHVFSFECKGTAAGHADVALTTRVESISDLVLTIHDPIAPAPIGSEVTYEIVVRNRGSREAKDVKTLAQFSHGIEPQRVEGQSGEVVTGQVVFDTIPRIGAGEEVHMKVVAIADRAGHHRFRTEVRSGDTVLVAEEATHYMSPQADRVSRRSSDSKQIR, from the coding sequence ATGGCAGCGATCGCTATCCCCGCCCTACTGTTGTTGATGATTTCGATGACTGATGCAGCACAGCCGGATGGTGCTGCAGTGGCTGTGGCCGTCGGAAATGGCGACAGCGTCGAAGGTGGCGAGATTCGACAGGTCGTCGGCAAACAGCTTGAACGCGGCGGGACTCGCCCGGGATTGCTGCAGTCGATCCTCAGCGGTTCGACCTCCAACCGTTCCACCACTCACAACACCACGGCGCGAAGCGATCAATCGCGTGGATTGTTGGATGGTTTGTTTGGTGGTAATTCGTCACGCACCAGTTCGACGACCACTCGCCATACAACCGCTCCACGCAGCGGAACCGCGAATTCAAACACAGCCAAATCGGGCAGCGTGAACTGGGAAGGCATCCCTTACCACGAAGCCGATGCCAGCAACGCACGAACGGTTCCAGCGCCCATTCGCGATCCCAAGCAGGTTGCCGCCGACTCTTCGACGCGAATCATCCGCGGCGGATCGACCAATACCCGCACGGTTCCCAATCAATCATCAACCGCGTCGACCTCGACCCGAACGATGCAGGCGCCGACAATCGCTCGTCGTCCTTCGGCTCCCGTATTGCCGACGCCACCCGCCGATAGTGTCCAGTACCGGATGTCGGCAACGACCGGCACCGCCAATGATTTGTCGACGACGTCCAGCAGTCGCCGCAGCAATCGCCGTGACGTCGACGCGTTTGCCGTCGCGAAAAACAGCACCTCGGATTTGAAGGTCACACAGGCGCCGGAAGCACCCGCCAGCGACGATGTTGTCGATCTGGTACCACGGGTCAGTCGTCGCACGATCCCTGCCACCGTGGCCAAGACCCAAGTGGCGAAGCCAGCCGAAACGAAAGCTGTGCCAGCGGCGACTGAAACCATCAAGGCCGATTCGACCAAGGTGGCTGCAAAACCGGCACCCGCCAAGACAAGCGTCCCAACGGCCGATGTGCCCAAGCGAGCGGTCGCCGCCGAAACCAAAGTCGCCGAAACCAAAGTCGCTGAAACGAAGGTCGCCGAAACGAAGGTTGCTGAAACCAATGTCGCCGCGCCCAACGCTACCGCATCGAATGTTGCTGCCACCACACCCAAGCCGACTGCCGCACCCGTGTCGGGAACGCCTGCACTGACCGCATCACCTGCACCCGCAGCAAACTCGGTCGCTACTGTTCCCAGCGCTTCCCTGGATGCCCCATCGGCCGCCAGCCCCGCATACGTGACACCTGTGGATCCCGCGACCACCCCGGTTCCCACAATGACGATGTCCGCCACACCACAGGCCGTTGCATCGGCGCCACCTGTTCCCGCACAACCATACGCCGCATCAATGCCTAGTAATTCAATGCCTAGTAATTCAATGCCTGCGTCCTCGGTATCGCACCGAGCCGGACCACCTGCTGCTGCGTTCGCACCTGCCCAAGCATTGCCAAACGGTACCCAGTACGGATCCCAAGCGACCAACTTTGGTCCGTCCGGCCAAATTGCGATCGGGTCGGGGTTGCCACAGGGTGGACCACGCGACATCAAGTTCGGCGGGACCAACATGAACGGTTCGGTTGCCACGCAAGACAATTTTCAGCCGACGCCATCGATCACTCGGCCCTACGTCAGCACGCCAAGTTCGTCGCTGCCAACGTACGAAACCGCCCGAGCGACACGCGATCCGTTTGACGATCCCTATGGTCGCCGCGACGACCGACACAGTTTTGGTGCTGGACCGACCAGCCCGAATTTGGCCGACCGTAGCATGGGACCTGCGACGACCGCAGCAACCAGCCGGAATCCCAACGCGGGTCAATCGTCGGCTGGCGACGCAACGTCGTCGGTACCGATGCACCCGATCGCCGGTTACACCGCGTCCGGTTCGCAGGCTACCACGGCCCAAGGCGACAACTTCAAACGTACCAACGACGATTCGCGAAATCGAATGCGAACCGGTTCCGGCCAAGACCATACGGTCGCAGGAGCTGGGATGGCATCGTCGGAACTGCCTGGCATTCGAGTCGTCACCCGCGGCCCGAACGAGGTCATGATCCGTCAAACCAACGAATACGAGATCCGAGTGGAGAATCGTGGTTCGATCAACGCCGAAGGGTTGATCGTGCGAGCGATGATTCCCGACTGGGCCGAAGTCCGCGGACAAAACGCCACCCGTGGCGAAGTCGAATCCCAAGGCGAAGGATCCATCGAACGATTGGTCTGGAAAATCGACCAACTGCCCGCCGGTGCTTCTGAGAAACTGTTCGTGCGGCTGATGGCTGCCCGCAGCGGTACTCACGACGTGGACGTCGACTGGACTCTGATGCCGCAGAAGACCGTGACCCAGATCAAAGTGCACGAACCGCAATTGGATCTGACCATCGAAGGTCCTGATGAAGTCGTCTATGGCCAGTCGCAAACTTACAAGGTTCGTGTGCTGAACCCCGGTGACGGCGTCGCACCCAATGTGGTGTTCACGTTGTCGCCAAATTCGGCCACGCCGCAGACTCAGCGAATCGGAGACATCCCGGCCGGTAAAGAAGCTCAGTTCGACGTCGAACTGACCGCCCAAGATCTCGGGGATCTGAAAATCCACGGTCTAGCGGCCGGTGACTACGAGCTTCGCAGCGAAGCGACCAAGACGATTCGCGTCTCGGCTGCTCAGATCGAAGCCGTCCTGAACGGACCTGAACTGAAGTACCAAAACACCGAAGCGATGTACAACCTGCAGGTTGAAAACGTCGGGTCGGCCACCACCGAACGTGTCGTCGCTTCGCTGCGATTGCCAGCCGGTGTGAAGTACCTGGGCGGAATCGAAGGAGCCCAGTTGCGTGCGAACACCCTGACCTGGGAAATCGCCAGCTTGGCCGATGGTGCCACACGGGACTATCAGTTCCGCTGCAACATGACAGCCACCGGCGAACACGTCTTCTCGTTCGAATGCAAAGGCACCGCCGCGGGACACGCGGATGTGGCTTTGACGACGCGAGTCGAGTCGATCTCGGACTTGGTGCTGACGATCCATGACCCCATCGCCCCGGCACCCATCGGCAGCGAAGTGACCTACGAAATCGTTGTTCGCAACCGCGGCAGCCGAGAAGCCAAAGACGTCAAGACTCTGGCTCAGTTCAGCCACGGCATCGAACCACAACGCGTCGAAGGCCAAAGTGGCGAAGTCGTGACCGGGCAAGTGGTGTTCGATACGATCCCACGAATCGGTGCGGGCGAAGAAGTCCACATGAAGGTCGTCGCGATCGCTGACCGGGCCGGACACCACCGCTTCCGAACCGAAGTTCGATCGGGTGACACTGTCTTGGTCGCCGAAGAAGCGACTCACTACATGAGTCCTCAGGCCGACCGCGTCAGCCGACGCAGCAGCGACAGCAAGCAGATTCGCTAG